A region from the Tahibacter amnicola genome encodes:
- a CDS encoding cytochrome P450: protein MTVTTETTKTTQEIEKPQGTGMPSLPPMPPGVFNPFQPGFDENPYDHYREMRDFQPVQRHPMGVWFVSRHAEVSTILRDARLSVSELNLGDGPMRDQYEALIADAPVKLVTIMNTDPPDHTRLRSLVGKVFTPRSIAALEPMVAQHVDAALDRIADAGSVNLIEALAFPLPFAVISAMLGMPETDHKRLLELTETLVMALEPVGDPQVMKAIVRAEVALDAMMREAIAWKRNNPGDDLLTALIQAEQHGDLLTDDELVSQILLLYVAGHHTTVNLIGNGVTALLRHPDQHALLRSNPDLIGNAVEEFLRYDSPIHQTRRITLAPYQVGGHEIPAGEMMIACLGAANRDERVFGPDADMLKIDREHARQHVSFSLGPHHCLGSALGRMEGRVAIGRLVSRFPKLALSGPVRWNGRMNLRGATEIPISV from the coding sequence GTGACCGTGACGACCGAGACAACCAAGACGACACAGGAAATCGAGAAGCCCCAGGGAACCGGGATGCCCTCATTGCCCCCAATGCCCCCGGGAGTGTTCAACCCATTCCAGCCGGGGTTTGACGAGAACCCCTACGACCACTACCGGGAGATGCGCGACTTTCAGCCGGTGCAACGGCACCCGATGGGGGTCTGGTTCGTGTCCCGGCATGCCGAGGTCTCCACGATCCTGCGCGACGCCCGTCTTTCTGTGTCGGAGCTCAACCTCGGCGACGGTCCGATGCGCGATCAGTACGAGGCGCTCATCGCCGACGCGCCCGTCAAACTGGTGACCATCATGAACACGGACCCACCGGACCACACCCGGCTGAGGTCGTTGGTCGGCAAGGTGTTCACGCCGCGCTCGATCGCCGCGCTGGAGCCAATGGTGGCCCAACATGTCGATGCGGCGCTGGACCGCATCGCCGACGCCGGCTCCGTCAACCTGATCGAAGCACTCGCGTTCCCGCTGCCGTTCGCGGTGATCTCCGCGATGCTCGGCATGCCGGAAACCGATCACAAGCGGCTGCTCGAGCTGACCGAGACGCTGGTCATGGCGCTGGAACCGGTCGGCGATCCCCAGGTGATGAAGGCGATCGTCCGCGCCGAAGTCGCGCTGGACGCCATGATGCGTGAGGCTATCGCATGGAAGCGTAACAACCCGGGTGACGACCTGCTCACTGCCCTCATCCAGGCAGAGCAGCATGGCGACCTGCTGACCGACGACGAACTGGTGTCCCAGATCCTGCTGCTCTACGTCGCCGGCCACCACACGACCGTCAACCTGATCGGCAACGGTGTCACCGCATTACTGCGCCACCCCGACCAACATGCGCTGCTGCGGTCGAACCCGGATCTCATCGGCAACGCGGTCGAGGAATTCCTTCGCTACGACAGCCCCATTCACCAGACCCGCCGGATCACCCTGGCCCCGTACCAGGTCGGCGGCCACGAGATCCCGGCCGGCGAGATGATGATCGCGTGCCTCGGCGCGGCCAACCGCGACGAGCGGGTGTTCGGCCCGGATGCGGACATGCTGAAGATCGACCGCGAACACGCTCGCCAGCACGTGTCGTTCAGCCTCGGCCCGCACCACTGCCTCGGCTCCGCGCTCGGCCGAATGGAGGGGCGGGTGGCAATAGGCCGGCTGGTTAGCAGATTCCCCAAACTGGCGTTGTCCGGTCCGGTCCGCTGGAACGGCCGGATGAATCTGCGCGGCGCCACGGAGATCCCGATCAGCGTGTGA
- a CDS encoding SDR family NAD(P)-dependent oxidoreductase, which yields MQTKTILLTGASTGIGRASALLLVDEGYTVFAGIRRTEDAEALKNACPVDRASRLHPVLLDVTREEDIRAALATIDERSRDGLYAVVNNAGFNLNGAFEYTNEADARSLMETNFFGLAGLSRAALPLLRRYAASHPGETAKLVNIGSIGSYIGVPWEAYYHASKFAVLGLSEAMRHELWHERVRVVTVCPGGIKTDFIPKTERSLAAANAQLPGDAPDSYRSGLAKFGEAVGKATRFGAAPDAVAQRLRKVLASKHPRSQYVVGMDAGLFLGMRRLLPESWFHAVMRRQFTA from the coding sequence ATGCAAACCAAGACGATTCTGCTTACCGGTGCCTCGACCGGCATCGGCCGCGCCAGCGCACTCCTTCTGGTAGACGAGGGCTACACCGTGTTCGCAGGTATCCGGCGAACGGAGGATGCCGAGGCGCTGAAGAACGCCTGCCCGGTCGACCGGGCATCACGACTTCATCCCGTGTTGCTCGATGTCACGCGCGAGGAGGACATCCGTGCCGCACTCGCCACCATCGACGAACGCAGCCGCGATGGTCTGTATGCTGTGGTCAATAACGCCGGCTTCAATCTCAACGGCGCGTTCGAGTACACGAACGAAGCGGACGCCCGATCACTGATGGAGACCAACTTCTTCGGACTGGCGGGACTGAGCCGTGCAGCCCTGCCTCTGCTCCGTCGCTACGCGGCGTCCCACCCGGGAGAGACGGCCAAGCTCGTCAATATCGGATCGATCGGCAGCTACATCGGCGTGCCATGGGAGGCCTACTATCATGCTTCGAAGTTTGCGGTGCTCGGCCTGAGCGAAGCGATGCGGCATGAGCTATGGCACGAGCGCGTTCGTGTCGTGACCGTCTGCCCGGGCGGCATCAAGACGGACTTTATTCCGAAGACGGAGCGCAGTCTCGCTGCCGCAAATGCCCAGCTGCCGGGAGACGCGCCGGACAGCTATCGATCGGGGCTCGCCAAGTTCGGCGAAGCCGTCGGCAAAGCCACGCGATTCGGCGCCGCTCCGGACGCCGTCGCACAACGCCTGCGGAAGGTTCTAGCGTCAAAGCACCCGCGATCGCAGTACGTGGTCGGCATGGATGCCGGCCTGTTCCTGGGAA